Genomic segment of Gloeocapsa sp. PCC 7428:
CTTTAATCCAGTTAGGATTGCGTATGGGCGCTGTTACAGATGCGTCTTTACATTTTGGTGGTGGAGGAGAAGACAGAGGAGTGCAAAGCATGACAGTGGGACAACCCATCCCTCATTTACAGCGCAATCAACCGCAACCAATCCGTGTTGGTGTGATTGGAGTAGGCAACATGGGACAACATCATACCCGTGTTCTGAGTTTACTCAAAGATGTAGAACTCGTTGGTGTTGCCGATATCAACATCGAGCGGGGGCTAGATATTGCGAGCAAGTACCGCATCCGGTTTTTTGAAGACTATCGCGATCTGCTGCCGCATGTCGAGGCAGTTTGTGTAGCTGTTCCCACCCGCTTGCATCACGCTGTCGGGATGACCTGTCTCCAGGCGGGAATTCATGTTTTGATTGAAAAGCCGATTGCTGCTAGTATCGCTGAAGCTGAATCTTTGGTAAATGCCGCAGCCGAATCACAGTGTATTCTACAAGTTGGTCATATCGAACGCTTTAATCCTGCATTCCAAGAACTCAGCAAAGTCCTGAAAACTGAGGAGTTGCTAGCTTTAGAAGCGCATCGCATGAGTCCTTATTCTCAACGCGCCAACGATGTTTCGGTGGTTTTAGATTTAATGATTCATGACATCGACTTACTACTAGAGTTAGCTGGCGCACCGATCGTTAAGTTAACCGCAAGTGGTAGTCGTGCTGCTGGTTCTGGTTACTTAGATTATGTCACTGCGATTCTTGGCTTCGCGAATGGGATTGTGGCAACACTCACCGCGAGTAAAGTCACGCATCGCAAAATTCGGCGAATTGCAGCGCATTGTAAAAACTCGCTGACAGAAGCAGATTTTCTGAATAATGAAATCTTGATTCACCGTCAGACAACCGCCAACTACATGACAGATTACGGTCAGGTACTTTATCGTCAAGATGGCTTGATTGAGAAAGTTTACACAAGTAACATCGAACCACTACACGCCGAATTAGAACACTTTGTCTCATGCGTACGTGGTGGCAATCAACCTTCAGTAGGCGGCGAACAAGCGCTTAAAGCTTTACGTCTAGCCAGTTCCATTGAGCAGATGGCTTTAGATGGGAAAGCTTGGAAAGAAGAAGTAGAGCTTTATCAACGTAATGGCTCTGCGGTCGTTATCTAAGCTTCCAAAATTATATATTTATTATATACAGCCCAATTCTGTTGTCAGATGAGGGCTTTTTTAGAGGAATCAGGGATCGGAGGTTAGGGAATTTTTCCTTATGTCATTTGTTGGGGAGGTAAATCTAAACGCTTTATTCGTAAGTGTTGTGCGCCGTCTTCCCACAATTTTTTCAGCTTTTCGGAAATAAGTCTATAAATTTGACACCAAATCGCGATCGCGTGTTTTTTATCTTGTCCATGATTGCCAACTTGTCTCTTTCCGCAATAGCATAAAAAAGATTTTTTTAATCATAAGTTTTACAAATTAGCAAGTAAAAATATTAAAATCGAAAACGGATAAGATCAGAATTCTGACACTAGAGGAGAGCATATATGTCTGACTTAGACCGTGGCATCATGAAATTTAAGGGAGCCGATTCCCCTAAAGCGGTTGCGATTTCAACAATGCTGATATTAGGTTCAATCGCGGTTCTCATTTTATGGGCGCTGCAAGTAGCCTATACTCAATAGTGAATAGGAGGCGTCGGAGGTCAGAGATCAGAAAGCAGAGTCAACCGAAGATTAAGCGATAGACGCCGCAGCGATCGCATCGCTAGCAAGTTCAACACAAATATTTCTAGATACAAATCTATACAAAACTCTGATTGCTGACCTCTGTTTTTGCCATGCACCGAGGTATTACTTTAAAGTAAGAAGCAAATCATAAAAATAATCTGCCAAAGTTGCGTTACTCTAACTAATCAGAAGTCCCTCAACCCTAGTTTCTAATTCTAAAATGCTGCAAGTCTGGGGTGCGATCGCTATTTTTTTGATCTGTCCCCTCATTGGTGGATTACCATTAATTGCTTGGATGACATCAGCGCTGACGCGGCGTAACTTAGCAAATATCGGTACAGGAAATATCAGTGTTTCCGCAGCTTTTTATCACGGTGGTAAACTTGCAGGCATTCTCGCAGTTTTATCTGAAGCTTTAAAAGGAATAGCGGCGGTGCTGATGGCGCGGGCGTTCTTTCCCCAAGCCCCCGAATGGGAGTTAATCGCCTTAATTGCGCTGGTAATGGGGCGCTATTGGATCGGTAGAGGTGCGGGAACGACAAATGTAGTTTGGGGATTTATTGTTCACGATCCGGTTGTTGCAGGTTTAGTATTTCTGATTGGTGGAATAAGTTTTACTGTCTTACGCGAAAGACAATTAGGCAAATATGGCATTTTAATTTTATTTCCGTTGTTGACCGCGTTGCTCCGCCCGCATGACTCAGCCCGAATTGTTGCGGCGATCGCACTCGCGGTTCTACTAGGATGGATTTATCAAAAAATCCCTGACGATTTAAACTTAACAGCAGATGCAGGACACGCGGAGTCGCAAAAAGTGTTTCGCTTTTTTCGTGGTGATAAAGCCATAGTTTCTTTAAGTGATGAATTATCAGCGGCTCAAGTCGGGCAAAAAGCTGCTACGCTATCACAATTACTACGCTGGGGCTACCCAGTGCCAAAGGGTTGGGTACTTCCTCCTGGTGATGACTCAGAACCTTTCGTAACTTATCTCCCAACCTCGGAAAAGTCCCCTTTAGTTGTACGTTCTTCCGCCGTAGGCGAAGATTCTCAGCAAGCCTCAGCCGCAGGACAGTATAAAACAGTTTTAAATGTAACAAGTCAAGCGCAATTACAGCAGGCGATCGCCTCGGTTTTAGCTTCTTACGACAATCCAAGTGCGATCGAGTACCGCAAAGGGCGTGGTTTGCCAGAAGCTGCAATGGCGGTACTGATTCAAACACAAGTCCAGGGTGTATTTTCTGGAGTTGCGTTTAGCCGCGATCCGATGACGCAGCAAGGTGATGCTGTGGTAATTGAAGCTTTACCAGGAAATGCTAGCAAAGTTGTTTCGGGACAAGTGACACCAGAGCAATATCGCGTTATTGTGTCCCAAGCTGACTTAGAACATAGCCAAAACTGGGTTTTACCGGAAAATATTGCGTTAGCTGTTGAAGGTGAGGGGGATATTCCACCACGCTTGATTCGACAAGTTGCTTTTTTAGCCCGACACCTTGAGGCGCGCTATCACGGTATTCCACAAGATATCGAGTGGAGTTACGATGGTGAAACTTTGTGGTTGTTACAATCGCGCCCGATTACAACGCTGTTACCAATTTGGACGCGGAAAATCGCTGCTGAAGTCATTCCTGGGTTGATTCGTCCGCTCACTTGGTCAATCAATCGTCCTTTAACTTGTGGCGTGTGGGGCGAAATCTTCACGATTGTTTTAGGAAGTCGCGCGCGGGGTTTAGATTTTAATCAAACTGCAACTTTGCATTATTCGCGGGCTTACTTTAATGCTTCTTTGCTAGGGCGGATCTTTTTACGCATGGGTTTACCGCCGGAAAGTTTGGAGTTTTTGACGCGAGGGGCAAAGTTTAGTAAACCGCCGTTACGTTCGACGCTACGCAATACTCCAGGTTTAATGCGGTTACTCAATCGCGAGTTGAATTTAGTTAAAGATTTTGAAAAAGATTACCGACAACACTTTCAGCCAGCGTTGGTTGCGTTGCATGACTTGAGCGATCGCGATCCCGCAAAGTTGCTATCACAAATCGACTCGATTTTGGTGTTGCTGAAAAGGGCGACTTATTACAGTATTTTGGCACCTTTGAGCGCGGCTTTACGGCAGGCGATTTTTAAGGCAAAAGATACAGAAATCGATAACAGTCTGACTCCTGAAGTTGCGGCGTTGCGATCGCTTGCGCAACTTGCTGAGGATGCGCGTCGTGTCTTACCTGTGGTACCAGAATCTACAGAATCGGTGTTTGTGCAGTTGGCGGCGACAGATCGCGGTAGAGAGATTTTACAACGGTTTGATGAGTTGTTGGCGCGTTATGGTTATTTGAGTGAAGTGGGGACTGATATTGCAGTTCCCACTTGGCGGGAGGAACCGGAGTATGTGCGCGAGTTGTTTGTGCAGTTTGTGGGGAATGAGGGGTTAGAAAGGAACGAACCACAAAGACGCATAGACGGCCGTAAGGCGGCTTCTCGTGGAGTAGGACGCAAAGGAAAGAAAGGTTTGGTGCAAGCGCGTGTTGATTTGAAGGGGAGGGTGACGGAGGTTTATAGTCAGTTGTTGGCGCATTTGCGTTGGCGGTTTGTGGCTTTGGAACGAGTTTGGATTGCGTCGGGATTGTTGGAATCTACGGGGGATATTTTCTTTTTGGAGTTTGAGGAAGTGCGGCGGGTTGTTGCGGGTATTGACTCGAAGAAGTTGAGTTATGATTTGCAGGATTTGGTGACACAGCGGCGATCGCGCTTGGAAAATGACCGTATTTTAGACGCACCTTTTCTCGTCTATGGTAATTCTCCACCTGCTCCTTCTGCTCCCTCTATTTCCTCTGCTTCCCTACTACAGGGCATTGGTGCTAGTCCTGGTAGGGTGGAAGGATATGTTAAGGTGTTACGCAATTTGCAAGGAGTTTCTGCGATTGACCGCGATACGATTTTGGTCGTACCTTATACTGATTCTGGCTGGGCACCACTATTAGCAAGATCTGGTGGATTGATTGCAGAAGTAGGAGGACGTCTTTCTCATGGGGCTATTGTGGCGCGCGAGTACGGATTACCGGCAGTTATGGATATTCATAATGCGACGGTTATTCTGAAAGATGGGCAAAGAGTACAAATCGATGGTCAGCTAGGAACCGTGCAAATTCTTTCCGATTAAATTTAGCGAATATCTACAATAATATGACTCGTCGAGCATTGCTACTCGTCAATCGTCACGCGCGCCAAGGACGCAATCTTGCACAAGCGATCGCGCAGTTGGAAAGCTTGGGCTTGGAGTTGATTCCAGAAATCACTGAAGATGCGCGGTTTTTGCCGGAAATTATTCGCAGTTATCAAAATAAAGTTGATTTAGCAATTGTAGGTGGTGGCGATGGAACGTTGAATGCTGCGGTTGATGGTTTGGTAGATTCGCACTTACCTTTGGGAATTTTGCCTTTGGGAACTGCTAATGACTTAGCACGTACGCTGGGAATTCCGAATCTTGCCGCAGCTTGTAAAATTATTGCTCGCGGTAATATTCAGTACATTGACTTGGGCTGGGTCAATGGTAAGCACTTTTTTAATGTTGCCAGTCTTGGGCTGAGTGTCCAAATTACCCAAAAGCTGACGAAGGAAGCTAAGCGACGTTGGGGAGTTTTTGCGTATGCTATAACGGCAATTGAAGCGATGTGGCAAGCGCACCCATTTTACGCAGAAATTCGGCGCAATGGACAATCAATTCAGGTGAAAACGATTCAGATTGCGGTTGGCAATGGTCGTTACTATGGAGGTGGAATGGCGATCGTACACGATGCCAAAATTAATGACCAAAGGTTGGATGTGTACAGTTTAGAAATACAGCATTGGTGGCAAATGTTAACTTTATTTCCGGCACTGCGACGCGGAAGGCATACGAAATCGTCGGGTGTTCGGGCTTTTCACGGTCAGGAAATCGAAGTATACACGCGTAAACCACTGCCAATCAATACCGATGGAGAAATTACAACGTATACGCCTGCGCATTTTCGTGTGATTCCTCGTGCTTTAGCGGTTTTGATGCCTTAACTGTTTTAATACGAACACCCAATGCTTAGATTTTCTCACGATATTAAATTACTGCTAGAAAAATTAGCTTCTCAGCCGTTAACAATTGGTGAGATTCTGGCAGAAACCTCGGAAAGGGGTTTTAGCTTGGTGATTGCGTTACTCGTTTTACCCTTTTTGTTTCCTATGCCACCTGGGTTCACAGGTCCCTTAGGTTCGGGCTGTTTGTTACTTTCGTTACAAATGGCTTTGGGAAGGCGATCGCCTTGGTTGCCTAAAAAAGTTGCACAATTTCAGTTTCCCCGCCGTTTTGTCGTGCAAATTCTCCAAAATTTACGACGTGTCACGCGCATAGTTGAAAAAATTGCGCGTCCGCGTTGGACTGCACTCGCCCAAAGCCATATCGCTTGGCAACTTAATGGAGTGTGTATTTCTTGGTTGACAATCTTGTTAATTTCTCCGATTCCTTTTACAAACCCGATTCCCACTGTAGGAATCTTGCTATTTGCTGTGGCGACTTTGGAATCGGACGGTTTATTAATGTGTGTGAGTTATGTACTGACGGCTTTGATTACTTTAATAGTCGTATCTATTGGTTACACACTTTGGCAGGCTCCCAATTTTTTGCCGAATGTATTTTAAGCCCCTAGATCCCCCAATAGTGGGGGACTTTGAGGTAATCTGACACGTTTGGTTATTTCCCGCCCTCTGAGTTTTGAGATGTTGGCGTGAAAGTTTCTCTAGCGCGTTTCTTGTCGTCGGTCTACAACTTTTACGTTAGGTTCAGTAGTTGTACTGTTGACAACGCGTTCGGTATGAACTTCGCTAGTGTATTGTGGTGTTCTTTGCTCAACAGTTTCAACTTGCGTTGGAGTTGTGTTTGTACGGCTTTGGCTAACAGGTATATCGTATACTGCCCACTGATGAATACCTCGGCTACTTAAAACTGTGCCAGCGCGGTCAATATCTGCGGCGGTACCTTCTACAAACACTAGGTAATCGCCTTGCGAGACGCGATCGCTGTATCCTTGTGCTTCTTCTTCTGGAATTCCTAGCCCTGTTAATGCACCGACGATGCTTCCTGCTGCTGCGCCGATACCTGCACCAGCCAAGGTTGTGGCAATTGTTCCACCCGCAAGGAAAGGACCTACACCAGGAATGAGTAAGGCTTCTAAACCTACTAACAAACCGCCAACGCCGCCTAAAACTGTACCTGTGGTTGCACCAATACCAGCGCCTTCTTGTGCTTCAGTTTCTCCGCGTTGCTTAACTTGATTGCGGTTTTCTACGTCAACTCCTGCAACCTGATCGTTACGGTTTGTGTCTTTAGCTAAGATTGAAACTTTGTCCATTGAGAAGCCTGAATCTCTTAGGGCATTAAGTGCGGATTCAGCCTCTGTCCGGCTGGAAAATGTACCAACTGCACGCTTAAGCTGAGTTGCCATTATTCCCTCCTTTTGTGACTACAACAGTATTGAAGCTTTGAGCTTCTTTACATGAGTTTCTAGTTTCGCGAATTAAACTCTGTGTTTCATCAGTCTCTGGTTTTACATATTTATCTATCACAAGAGAGGGAGGAATTGTGATTTATACACTGAACAGTGGACAGCGAAGATTTTCAACTGTCAACTCTCCACTATAATTTGTCACTGTACACTAGTGGACGTAACTGGACTCGAACCAGTGACCTCTACGATGTCAACGTAGCGCTCTAACCAACTGAGCTATACGTCCGCAGAACAATGATATTAGCATAGACCTCAACTAGAATGCAATCGTCCAGATTTTTTGTAAAGCGATCGCATTGATATGTAAGTGGTATCCTGCTTTATGTTTACCAGGAAATTCCTACTAGATCGACAAAGCGTGTAAAAATAGATACTAATTAACAGCGTGTAAGGCTTCCTTAATAAATCAACCTACCTAATATCTAAGCAAGAGGTGAGCTTTATGTCAGAACTGAATCAACAGAGATATAGTGACACTGCGATTGTTTTTTTACATATTCCTAAAGCTGCGGGTAGTACACTTAATACAGTAATTAATCGTCAATACGCAAAAGATTCGATTTTCTCTATTTATGGTTTTGAACGTAGTGAAAGAGAAGCTAAAACTGTAGAGCAGTTTAAAACTCTGCCGGAAACGCGTCGAAGTAAAATAAAACTTTTGAGAGGACACGTTGGCTTCGGACTGCACGATTACTTACCGCAGCCATCAACCTATATTACTCTACTACGTGACCCAGCCGAGCGAGTTGTTTCGCTCTATCGTTACATCATTCGCCGACCAGAGCATCCACTTTATGACCCAGTAAAAACTAATAATTTGAGTCTAGAAGAGTTTGTGCGTAGTGGTATAGCTCCGAGCGCCTATAATGGTCAGACTAAAATTATAGCTGGATTTAAAAAGGGCAGTACGGAGTACGAAGATTTTTCAATAAAACTGTTAGAGGTTGCTAAAAAAAATATACAAGAACATTTTGCCGTCGTGGGGTTAACTGAAAAGTTTGATGAGTCTCTCCTCTTGCTGCAAAGGGTTTTAGGTTGGAAACTTCTTTTTTACAGAAGGAAAAACGTCGCTGAACAGACAAACAAAGATATACCATCAACTACGACTTCCCTTATTCAAAAATACAATGAATTAGATATGGAACTCTACCATTTCGCAGAAAAGTATTTAGAAAATCAGATGAATTTGTATGGAGATTCTTTGATTAGAGATATTAATAGATTTAAGTTTTTGAATCAGCAATATGGGCAAGTTTCATTGGTTTCACGTTCGCTATTGAGTAAAATGAAGTTCTTCTAACTACTCAAAAGCGATCGCATTTTTAATAGGGTTATCAGCTTTTGTTATTTTACCAATTTTCAATTAAGTATTATTTGCGCAAAACTATAACAGGGCAATGCGCGAATCGAACGACTCTTTCTGCTACAGAACCAAGGAAAAAACGACTCAAACCAGTACGTCCATGTGAGGGGATAACTATTAAGTCAGCATTGATTTCTTGAGCGTAATCAATAATTTTAGAACTAGGATCGCCGACTAAGACTCCTATATGAACTCCTTGATATTCTGATGTCAAGCGTTCTTGTAGTACTTCTTGCACGTGTTTTATGCGTGTCCCATCATCTATTGTACTCCAAACAATTCCTGGTTCAGCAGGATGGAGATGAGAGAGAACGTGCAATACGTGTAGTTGAGAAGGATCTTTAACAAATTCTCGTGCTGGTTCAAGTGCAGCGAAGGATTCCTCAGAAAAATCGATTGGCACTAAAACACAATTTTTTTCTAACCAAGTCATAACATTTTTCCTTATTAGCACTCACAGCTTTTTGAGGTGGTGGGTAATAGGTAATACCATTTCACTTTAAATTTGCTACAAATGGGTAGCAGAGGAAGCAGAGAGAGAAATTAACTGTAGTTCTTATTTAGTCAAATGGTATAATAGGTGAATATTTAATGACCAATTACCAATTACCAACCATATAAATTACATTTTTTGCACCTATTTACGAACTAAATTATCTATAAACTGGCATTTGTCCAGTATTCAATCGTTTCATATAGCTTTCTAAATCTGCTGCAACTTTCCCAGACAACAAATAGCAACCCAGGATATTAGGAAACGCCATAGACAAAATCATCATATCGCTGAAGTCGAGAACCGCACCTAGGTTAACAACAGAACCAATGAAGACAAAAATGACGAAGATAACTTTGTAAATCATTGTAGAGCGATCGCCAAACAAGTAAGCCCAACAACGTTCGCCGTAGTAACTCCAAGAAATCATCGTTGAGAAGGCAAACAAAAACACAGCGATTGACAGAATAATGGGAAACCAACTAATAACAGAAGCAAATGCCGTATTCGTTAGCTGTACTCCACTATCAGTTTGATCGGTGTACACGCCAGTAATGACAACGACTAACGCTGTCATATTACAAATGATTACAGTGTCAATAAATGGTTCTAATAAAGCAACGATTCCTTCGCGAATTGGTTCTTCTGTACGCGCTGCGGAATGCGCGATCGCCGCTGAACCAACACCAGCTTCATTAGAAAAAGATGCGCGTCTAAATCCTTGTACGAGTACTCCAATAAAGCCTCCTGTAAAAGCTTGAGGGACAAACGCTTCGCGCACAATCGTGGCAAAAGCAGCAGGAACTTGCGGTAAATTCGTCAGAATAATCCACAATGCCGCTAAAACATAAATCAAGCACATCGCAGGGACAAGCTTCTCCGCAACTCCACCGATGCGACGAATACCACCAATGATCACCAAAGCGACCATTGCGCCTAGAATTAATCCATAAAGCCAGCTTCGTCCTACAAATAAGGGAACAACTCCAGCGATCGCCGAGTAAGATTGGTTGGCTTGAAACATATTACCGCCACCAAACGACCCACCAATACATAACACCGCAAATAAGCCTGCTAGTACCCTTCCGAGAGGGCGCAATCCGAGTTCTCCCAAACCGCGCGATAAATACCGCATCGGACCCCCCGAAACTGTACCATCAGGCGATACTAAGCGATATTTTTGACCAAGCGTACACTCAACAAACTTACTGGACATTCCCAGCAATCCCGCGATCGTCATCCAAAACATCGCGCCAGGACCACCCAATTGAATAGCGATCGCCACCCCTGCAATATTTCCTAATCCAACCGTTGCTGAAAGTGCTGCGGATAAAGCTTGAAAGTGAGTGACTTCTCCAGTTTCCGCCGGATTATCGTAATGCCCTTGCACGACAGAGATCGCGTGACCAAAAGCCCGAAAATTGACAAATTTCATCCGCAGTGTAAAAAAAACCGCGCCGATAATGAGCCACAAGACGATAAACGGTAGACCTGCAACACTGAAAAACAGTACCTGCGACAGTGCATCTACCAAACCAGAAAAAACCGCATCAATTCCTGCAACAAAGCCATTGTCTGCTGTTGTCTCTTCGGCTGCTAATGCTGTTCCTGATGCAACCAGCAGCAGTAATACTGAGAATATAGGAGATTTTCGCAGCACCCTTATAAGCGAATATTTTGTCATCAGATACTATTGCAATCACTAGATACAGAATGTCAAACAAACTATAAATTTATTTGACGATAAAACTGTTAGCAAGGAAACATTTTGTTGCGTTTTGATGAAAATCTTCTTAGGTACCTACTCCCCGCGAGATAAAACTCTTTCTGGGCAAAATCTAAAATAGAGTTAAATCTTGTTAAGAAATTTAAAATAAGTTGGTTAGTTGCATGACAACGGCTTTAATTACAGGTGCTTCTGCGGGGATTGGTGCGGCTTTTGCGCAAGAACTAGCTGCACGCAAGACAAATTTAGTATTAGTAGCGCGATCGCAAACGAAACTTGAACAACTCGCAACACAACTACAAACGCAATACCAAATTCAAGTAGAGATTATTCCCCAAGACTTGACCGCACCACAAGCAGCGCAAACTGTATTTGATACCGTCAACAGTAAGGGTATCGCCATCGACTTGTTAATCAACAACGCTGGCTTTGGCGAATATGGCGACTTTATCGAACTTGATCGCGAACGACAGTTAAATATGATACAGCTAAATGTTCTGGCGCTCGTAGATTTAACACATCTATTCTTATCACAAATGCGGCAACGCGGTTCAGGCAATATTATTAATATGTCTTCGGTTGCAGCGTTTCAATCGATGCCTTACCTTAGCGTCTATGCGGCAACAAAGTCATTTATCCTCAGTTTTAGTGAAGCTTTATGGGCAGAAAATCGTAAATATGGGGTACGTGTGATTGCAGTTTGTCCAGGACCAACCGACACAAACTTTTTTACAGATGCAGAATTTCCGCCAATTTTAGTTAATATTGCCGAAAAAAATTACACTTCCACAAAAATTGTTGTTCGTGAAGCTTTAGCGGCTATAGAAAAAGAGCATCCTGTCATTGTTCCTGGAGATTTGCGAAATCAAATCTTAGCCAATATCCCGCGATTTGTACCAAGAGAAGCCATTACAACTTTTTGGAAAACAGTTTTAGGAAGTAGAAAGTAAAGGTTGGTAACCGGTAATCGGTAATTGGTCATTGTGAGATATTAGCTTTTTCTGTTAGCTGTAGCTGCTGGCGAATAAATTCACTAGCTAAATAAACAAAGTCCACCAATTTAGAGTTATGAGTTAAGAAAATTCTTGAGAGTTCAAAACTAAAAACTTAAAATTCATAACGCTTAAAACTTTGCTTGGATAGCCCTGAAGGAAGTCGGAGGGCGGCTGTGATTCATGCAGCAGGTCTGCTAAATATTAAATGCGAACGCACTACAGTCTTTTTTATTACCTATTACCAATTACCCATTACCAAAACTTTAAGTTATACATACCGAGTTAACTGCACGCGGTAACGTTCCTTTTTAGTAACAGCAACTTCACCGACTTCTAGGCGTCCTTTACCACGAATTGCAATTAAATCTCCAGGTTTGACTTGTGCGCTTGCTTGAGTTACCTCTTTCCAGTTAACACGCACATCGCCAGCATCAATCATATCAGCCATTTTGCTGCGAGAAGTGCCAAAGCCAGCGGAAGCGATCGCATCTAACCTTAAAGAAGCTTCAACCGTTGTTAGGTCTTTTTTCTTTGGTTCGCGAATCTTGAGTTCACTTAACTCGATTCGTTGTATTTTTACCGGAACCGAACGCACTTGCTGAAGATTCATTTCTAAAAATTCGACAAGTTCAGGAACAACAATCGCTTGTGCGCCACGTTCGCCCAAAACAATAATGTCACCTGTTTTCTCGCGAACAATACCAGTACCCAGCATTGCCCCCAAAAAATCGCGATGAGTTGCGGTATCAAATAAAAAATTTCCAGAAATATCAAGCGCCGCAACAGCGACGTGTGATAAATCTAGCGGTATTTCAGGACGCGCGATCGCCAAACGTTGCCTTTCTGCTTGCGGATATCCACCCCAAGCGATCGTTTGTACCTCAGTTAAACGGCTAAAAACTTGTTGTGTTTCCGCTAATTCTGGAGGAGACAAAAAATCCGTTAAGACAACTTCCCAAGTTTTAATCGCCTGTTGTGCTTGATCGATTACCCGCGCAATACTATCTCGGTTTTCAACGCCCTTTAAAAGTTCTTCTCTTGGTAGCATTCTGAATATATCTGATGTTTTCAATTAATGCCGCGCGATCGCAGTTTATAATTACCTATTCTCCCCTGCGCCTCTGCTCACACTCCCGCAGGATCGACATATCCTTGAAGATTCTCCGGTTCAAACTGACGCAAAACCCGTGTTGCTTGACGAGTCAAAGTTTCTGAACCGCGCACCACAACCAAATACTTACCCGCATCGAGGCGATTGCGATAAGGCAAAGCGTCACCACTCCCAAAAGCTATCCCTGCTGCACCACCAACAAAAAAGCTTCCCATATAGCCAGCCGCAGCCCCTAATAACCCACCAATCAACTGATTACCAATATCGCCAGCCCAGGGGAAAGTATTCAACCCTGTTAGCAAATTGAAGGCAATTCCGGCAACAAAGCCAAACGGCACAAGCCACAGCATCATAATTCGCGATTGCTTTCTAGCCTGCTCTTTCGGGTCAATCAACCCAAACTCATCAGCACTTTTGTATCCTCGACCGAGAATACTGACTTTATCAGTGGGAATACCTTCTTTTTCGAGCGCTAAGTAAGCAGCTTCGGCTTGGATGCGATCGGGGAGTACAGCAAC
This window contains:
- a CDS encoding universal stress protein, with protein sequence MTWLEKNCVLVPIDFSEESFAALEPAREFVKDPSQLHVLHVLSHLHPAEPGIVWSTIDDGTRIKHVQEVLQERLTSEYQGVHIGVLVGDPSSKIIDYAQEINADLIVIPSHGRTGLSRFFLGSVAERVVRFAHCPVIVLRK
- a CDS encoding sodium:alanine symporter family protein; translated protein: MTKYSLIRVLRKSPIFSVLLLLVASGTALAAEETTADNGFVAGIDAVFSGLVDALSQVLFFSVAGLPFIVLWLIIGAVFFTLRMKFVNFRAFGHAISVVQGHYDNPAETGEVTHFQALSAALSATVGLGNIAGVAIAIQLGGPGAMFWMTIAGLLGMSSKFVECTLGQKYRLVSPDGTVSGGPMRYLSRGLGELGLRPLGRVLAGLFAVLCIGGSFGGGNMFQANQSYSAIAGVVPLFVGRSWLYGLILGAMVALVIIGGIRRIGGVAEKLVPAMCLIYVLAALWIILTNLPQVPAAFATIVREAFVPQAFTGGFIGVLVQGFRRASFSNEAGVGSAAIAHSAARTEEPIREGIVALLEPFIDTVIICNMTALVVVITGVYTDQTDSGVQLTNTAFASVISWFPIILSIAVFLFAFSTMISWSYYGERCWAYLFGDRSTMIYKVIFVIFVFIGSVVNLGAVLDFSDMMILSMAFPNILGCYLLSGKVAADLESYMKRLNTGQMPVYR
- a CDS encoding SDR family oxidoreductase; translation: MTTALITGASAGIGAAFAQELAARKTNLVLVARSQTKLEQLATQLQTQYQIQVEIIPQDLTAPQAAQTVFDTVNSKGIAIDLLINNAGFGEYGDFIELDRERQLNMIQLNVLALVDLTHLFLSQMRQRGSGNIINMSSVAAFQSMPYLSVYAATKSFILSFSEALWAENRKYGVRVIAVCPGPTDTNFFTDAEFPPILVNIAEKNYTSTKIVVREALAAIEKEHPVIVPGDLRNQILANIPRFVPREAITTFWKTVLGSRK
- a CDS encoding photosystem II S4 domain protein, which produces MLPREELLKGVENRDSIARVIDQAQQAIKTWEVVLTDFLSPPELAETQQVFSRLTEVQTIAWGGYPQAERQRLAIARPEIPLDLSHVAVAALDISGNFLFDTATHRDFLGAMLGTGIVREKTGDIIVLGERGAQAIVVPELVEFLEMNLQQVRSVPVKIQRIELSELKIREPKKKDLTTVEASLRLDAIASAGFGTSRSKMADMIDAGDVRVNWKEVTQASAQVKPGDLIAIRGKGRLEVGEVAVTKKERYRVQLTRYV